The Mycobacterium sp. EPa45 genomic interval ATACCTGTCGGAAACGTTCATGGCGCCGCACGCCCGCAAGGTGTTCGGCATCGACCCGCGGAACATTCCGGCGGCGTGGGCGTCGCAGCGCATCCTCTCACCGCGATTCGCCTCGGTGCTGGCCACCGCACTGCCGCGGCTGCGTAACTCGACGCGAGCAGATGAGCCGACGGACAGGTTCCTCTACCCGCACGGTGGAGCCGGAGTTCTGTGGACCCGATTGGCCGAATCGCTTGAGCATCAGGTGAATTGGCTGTTCAACTCGAAGGTGTCGGCGATCACCGGCTCGGGCGGCGGTCCGTACGCGGTCACAGTGACGGGGCCGGGCGGGGATCAGGTGGTGTCCTGCCGGCGGATCATCTGGACCGGCCGGCCCGACGACCTGGCCGCCAGTCTCGGTCTCACCGAGCTGTCCACCGCGCTCGCCCAGGCATCGGGGCGGCGTGACCTGGTCGTCGGCGTGGTGCGCATTCTCGACTATCCGACGAGTTGGCATGGCTACCAGTGGCTGTACACCCACGACACCGGCGTGCGTGCGCACCGGTTCAACAACTATGGGGAGTGGAAGACACTGAACTGCCCGGCCGGCGTCGTCGGACTGGAGTACTCCGTACCCCCGGGCGAGACGTTCGACGTCCGCGCCACGGCGTCCAGGGACATGTCGATCCTGCTGGGTGGGGCTGCCTTCGAGTTTCTCGGTGCCGAGAAGACGTCCGACGCCTACTCGAACTTCGACGCCGCCGCCGGTCTGTTCGATCGGCTCGACGAGGCGCTGCGCCGCTTCGGCGGGGGGATTGTCGCCACCGGTCGTCAGGGAGCGGGGATCTACATCAATCTCGACCAGGCGTTGGAGCTAGGCGCCCGGGCCGCCACGCTGCCCGCCGACCAGGCGGGCGTTGTCGGACGCGGCGGATACTCCAAATATCAGGACAAATCGAGCTGACGCCGCCCGGCGAAGGGTGGTTCTGAGCAATGCCGCGATGACGGTAGACTATGCCGTGATCCAGCGCGAGACTCCGGCCCCCGAGAGACCGCATCGACGTACCGAAGGACCGGTGCGGACATGTGTCGGGTGCCGGAAGCGAGAGTTGGCCGTCGATCTCCTCCGAGTGGTGGCTGTGTCGAACGGGAACGGGCTTTGCGCCCTAACCGTTGACCAGGCAGGTAACCTCCCGGGGCGGGGTGCGTGGCTGCACCCCGATGACCGGTGCCTTCAGGCAGCGTTTCGACGGCGAGCTTTCGGGCGAGCGTTGCGCATCACCGGTTCACCGGATACATCCGCGGTGGTCGAGCACGTCAGAGCCCATACGGGCGCTGAATGACTCAGCCAGCCCGGCAAGAGAACAGGCAGCGAAGAACATGAGCACACCGTGAAGTCCCGACGATGACCATGCGTCGTAGCTAAACCCGAGGCGCGGCCTACCACCGCTGTCGCCTCTTGAGTAGGAGATGTAGTGGCAGGTAAGGCCCGCGTACACGAGTTGGCCAAGGAACTCGGTGTCACCAGCAAGGAAGTTCTCGCCCGGCTGAGCGATCAGGGCGAATTCGTCAAGTCCGCGTCATCGACGGTGGAAGCCCCCGTCGCCCGCCGTCTGCGGGAGTCGTTCGGCGGCGGCAAACCCGACAAGGCTCCGGCCAAGGCCGCTCCGGCGAAGGCCGCCGGAAACGGAGCCCCGGCACCCAAGCCCGCGCCGGTGTCCGACGCCGTCGCAACCGCGCCGCCTGCGGCGCCCGCACCCAAGCCGGCGGCCCCGGCGCCGGCTGCGCCGCCTCCCGTGGCGCCACCCGCACCCGCACCTGCGGCTCCGGCCGCGCCTGCGGCATCCGCAGCACCCGCGCCGGCCCGTCCCGCGGCGCCGACGCCCGGTCCGCGTCCGGGACCGGCCGCGCCGAAGCCGGGCATGCCCCGGCCGCCGCGCGTCGGCAACAACCCCTTCTCCTCGGCCCAGCCGGTCGAGCGTCCTGCACCGCGCCCGCAGGGCCCCGGCGCCCCACGGCCAGGCCCCGGCGGCCCACGCCCCGGACCGGGCGGCCCGCGTCCCGGCGGTGCCACACCCGGCAACATGCCGCCTCGCCCGCCCGGCGCCCGACCCGGTGCGCCTGGTCGTCCCGGTGCCCCGCGTCCCGGCGGCGGTCCCCGCCCCGGTGGTGGCGCGGGTGGCGGTCGTCCCGGTGGTGGCGGTGGCGGTAATTACCGCACCGGCGGTCCCGGTGGCGGCGGCGGCGCCGGCGGCGGAGCTGCTGCCGGTGGCTTCCGCGGCCGTCCCGGTGGCGGTCCCGGTGGTGGCGGCGGTCGTCCCGGCCAGCGCGGTGGCGCGGCCGGTGCGTTCGGTCGTCCCGGCGGAGCCCCGCGTCGTGGCCGTAAGTCGAAGCGCGCAAAACGCGCCGAGTACGAGAGCATGCAGGCGCCGGTCGTCGGCGGTGTGCGGTTGCCGCACGGCAACGGCGAGACCATCCGGCTGGCCCGCGGCGCATCGCTGTCCGACTTCGCCGAGAAGATCGATGCCAACCCGGCCGCGTTGGTCCAGGCGCTGTTCAACCTCGGCGAGATGGTGACCGCGACCCAGTCGGTCGGCGACGAGACGCTCGAGCTGCTCGGCGGCGAGATGAACTACGTCGTGCAGGTCGTGTCGCCGGAAGACGAGGACCGCGAGCTGCTGGAGTCCTTCGACCTCACCTACGGCGAGGACGAGGGCGACGAGGGCGACCTCGAGGTCCGCCCGCCGGTGGTCACCGTCATGGGTCACGTCGACCACGGCAAGACCCGGCTCCTGGACACCATCCGTCAGGCCAGCGTCCGCGAGGGCGAGGCCGGCGGGATCACCCAGCACATCGGCGCCTACCAGGTGACCGTCGAGCACGACGGTGTCGAGCGCCCGATCACCTTCATCGACACCCCGGGCCACGAGGCGTTCACCGCCATGCGTGCCCGTGGTGCGAAGGCCACCGACATCGCGATCCTGGTGGTCGCCGCCGACGACGGCGTCATGCCCCAGACGGTGGAGGCGATCAACCACGCGCAGGCCGCTGATGTTCCGATCGTGGTCGCGGTCAACAAGATCGACAAGGAAGGCGCCGACCCGGCCAAGATCCGGGCGCAGCTCACCGAGTACAACCTGGTTGCCGAGGACTTCGGTGGCGACACCATGTTCGTCGACATCTCGGCCAAGAACGGCACCAACATCGAGGCGCTGGAAGAAGCGGTGCTGTTGACCGCCGATGCGGCACTGGACCTGCGGGCCAACCCCGATATGGAAGCCCAGGGTGTGGCCATCGAGGCGCACCTGGACCGCGGCCGCGGCCCGGTGGCGACCGTGCTGATCCAGCGCGGCACGCTGCGGGTCGGCGACTCCGTGGTTGCCGGCGACGCCTATGGCCGCGTGCGCCGCATGGTCGACGAACACGGCGAGGATGTCACCGAGGCGTTGCCGTCTCGACCCGTTCAGGTCATCGGCTTCACGTCGGTGCCGGGTGCCGGTGACAACTTCCTGGTTGTCGACGAGGACCGCATCGCCCGCCAGATCGCCGACCGGCGCAGCGCGCGCAAGCGCAACGCGCTGGCCGCCCGCACCCGCAAGCGGATCAGCCTGGAAGACCTGGATTCGGCGCTGAAGGAAACCAGCCAGCTGAACCTGATCCTCAAGGGTGACAACTCCGGCACGGTCGAGGCGCTCGAGGAGGCTCTGCTGGGCATCCAGATGGACGACGAAGTGGAGCTGCGCGTCATCGACCGCGGCGTCGGTGGCGTCACCGAAACCAACGTCAACCTGGCGTCGGCGTCGGATGCGATCATCATCGGCTTCAACGTCCGCGCCGAAGGCAAGGCCACCGAGCTGGCCAACCGCGAAGGTGTCGAGATCCGGTACTACTCGGTGATCTACCAGGCGATCGACGAGATCGAGAGCGCGCTCAAGGGCATGCTCAAGCCGATCTACGAGGAGAAGGAGCTCGGCCGCGCCGAGATCCGCGCGATCTTCCGGTCGTCGAAGGTCGGCAACATCGCCGGCTGCCTCGTGCAGTCCGGGATCATGCGGCGCAACGCCAAGGCGCGGTTGCTGCGTGACAACGTCGTCATCGCCGAGAACCTCACGGTCTCTTCGCTCAAGCGGGAGAAGGACGACGTCACCGAGGTGCGCGAGGGTTACGAATGCGGTCTGACGCTGACGTACTCCGACATCAAGGAAGGCGACGTCATCGAGACGTACGAGCTCGTCGAGAAGGAGCGCACCTAAGGTGGCTGACCCCGCACGGGCGAAGCGACTCTCCAAGCGGATCGCCACCATCGTCGCCTCGGCGATCGAGTTCGAGATCAAGGATCCGCCGCTGGCGTTCGTGACGGTCACCGACACCAAGGTGACGGGCGACCTTCACGACGCCACCGTGTATTACACGGTGCGCGGCAACACCCTCGATGACGAGCCGGACTATGCGGGTGCGGCCGCGGCTCTCGAACGGGCCAAAGGCACGTTGCGGACAAGGGTCGGTGCCGGCACCGGCGTGCGGTTCACCCCGACCCTCTCCTTCGTGCTGGACAAGGTGCCCGACACCGCGCAGAAGATGGAGGAGCTGTTGGCCAAGGCCCGCGCGGCCGACGCCGACGTGGCCCGGATTCGGGCCGGGGCCACTCCTGCGGGAGACGCGCAGCCGTACCGTGTGGTAGGAGAAGAGGGGGCCGTTGCGCAGGAGCGCAGCGACCCGGGAAATGTCAGAGCCTCGGATCAGGACAACCAGGACGCCGGTGACCGCGATCGACTCGACGACTGAGATCACCCGCCTCGGCAGGCGGGTGGATGCGCACGGCGCCGTCGAGGTCCTGCGCGACGCGAGCGCGGTCAGCGTCATCTGCCACGTGCACCCCGACGCCGACAGCGTGGGTGCCGGTCTGGCGCTGGCGCTGATCCTCGAGCGCGACGGTGTCGACGTCGAAGTGAGCTTCGCGACGCCAGCGACGCTGCCGGAGTCGTTGCGCATGCTGCCCGGTGGCCACCTGCTGGTGGCGCCCGGCGATATGCGCCGCGACGTCGATCTGGTGGTGACGGTCGACGCCCCCAGCGTGAACCGGCTCGGCGCGTTGTCGGAGTTCACCCAGCTGGGCTGTCCGGTTCTGGTCATCGACCACCACAAATCGAACACCTTGTTCGGCAGCGTGAATCTTGTTGACGCCGGAGCGGATTCGACCACCATGGTGGTCTCCGAGCTGCTCGACGCGTGGGGCAAGACCATCGACTGCGATGTCGCATCGTGTCTGTACGCCGGGTTGACCACCGACACCGGTTCGTTCCGGTGGGCATCGCCGGGCGCACTGCGGCTCGCCGCGCGTCTGGTGGAGCTCGGCGTGGACAACGCCGCGATCAGCCGGGAGTTGTTCGACACTCATCCGTTCGTGTGGTTGCCGCTGCTGTCCCGAGTGCTGTCGAGTGCCCAGCTGTTGCCTGAGGCGACGGGTGGCCGAGGGCTGGTGTATGCGGTGGTCGCTCACGAGGACTGGATGGCGAGCCGGTCCGAAGAGGTCGAGAGCATCGTCGACATCGTGCGTACCACTCACGAGGCCGAGGTCGCTGCGGTCTTCAAGGAGATCGAGCCCGGACACTGGTCGGTGTCGATGCGGGCCAAGAGTTATGACCTGGCCAAGGTCGCCAGCGGGTTCGGCGGCGGCGGCCACACGTTGGCGGCCGGGTACTCCGCGGCCGGACCGATCGACGACGTGGTGGCGCAGCTGACCGCCGCTCTTGGCTGAGTCCGACGGAGAATCCTTAACCAGCCTGCGGATCGCGGCGCTGGCGCTGCCCGCTCTGGGGGTACTGGCCGCCGAGCCGATCTACCTGTTATTCGACATCGCGATCGTCGGCAGGCTGGGCGCGTTGAGCCTGGCGGGCCTGGCGATCGGCGGTCTGATCCTGTCCGTCGTCAGCGCCCAGCTCACCTTTCTGTCCTACGGCACGACGGCCCGCTCGGCCCGCTTCTTCGGCGCGGGCAATCGGGCCGCAGCGGTCGGCGAAGGCGTGCAGGCCACCTGGCTCGCGCTGGCAATGGGCGTGACGATCGTGGCCGCGGTGCAACTGGCCGCGGTTCCGCTGGTGTCGGCGATCGCGGGCTCGAAGTCCAGCGGCGGCGACATCGCCGCCGCCGCGATGCCATGGGTGCGCATCGCGATCTTCGGCGTGCCGGCCATCCTGATCTCCGCGGCCGGCAACGGGTGGATGCGAGGTGTGCAGGACACCATGCGCCCGCTGCGTTACGTCCTGATCGGCTTCGGCGTCTCGGCCGTGCTGTGCCCGCTGCTCGTCTACGGCTGGTTGGACCTGCCGCGCCTGGAGCTGGCCGGCTCGGCGATCGCCAACCTGGTGGGGCAGTGGTTGGCCGCCATCCTGTTCTGCCGCGCGCTGCTGACCGAGAAGGTGCCGCTGCGACTGGACACCGCGGTGCTGCGGGCCCAGGTGGTGATGGGCCGCGACCTGGTGGTGCGAACCATGGCATTCCAGGCCTGCTTCGTCTCGGCCGCTGCGGTGGCCGCCCGGTTCGGTGCTGCGGCCGTTGCCGCGCACCAGGTGGTGCTGCAACTCTGGAATTTCCTTGCACTGGTGCTGGATTCGCTGGCGATCGCCGCACAGTCGCTGGTCGGTGCCGCACTCGGCGCGGGCCGGCCCCGGCATGCGAAGTCGGTGGCATGGCGAGTGACGATCTTTTCAACGGTCGCCGCCGCGGTGCTGGCATTGGTGTTCGCGGCGGGCGCCTCGGTACTGCCGTCGTTGTTCACCGACGACCGGTCGGTGCTCGCCGCGATCAGGGTGCCGTGGTGGTTCATGGTGGCGCAATTGCCGGTCGCCGGAGTCGTTTTCGCGCTCGACGGGGTGCTGCTCGGCGCCGGCGATGCTGCCTTCATGCGCACCGCGACGTTGGCCAGCGCGCTGATCGGATTCCTGCCGCTGATCTGGTTGTCACTGGTGTTCGGCTGGGGCCTGCTCGGCATCTGGTCGGGCCTGAGCACCTTCATGGTCCTGAGGCTGGTCTTCGTCGGCTGGCGCGCCTCGTCCGGGCGCTGGCTGGTGTCCGGCACCGGTTAGCCGGGCGACAGCACGGTCTCGGCGATCATGCGGCGAAGCCACTTCCGGTAGCGGGCCACGCTCCAGCCGTCGCGACGCGTCACGCGCAAGAAAGTTTCGACCCCCGACAGTATCGCGACAGTGCCGACCAGCTCATCGAAGGAGAGGTCGTCGCGGAGCCATCCGCGATCGCGGACAATGGTCAGGATTCGCCGGTTCTGCAGTGTGACGCCGGCGAAGAGCTCGCCGAGATACCGATCCAACTCGGGGTCGGACGCCGCCGCTCCGATGAGCGCCTGTGCCATATCGGCGCCACGGTCGTGCAACTCCGTCTGGTTGGACACCAGGTAGTCCAGCGCCTCATCGCGGTCTGCGATGTCGAGGAACCGGCGTCCCATCTCGAGGTTGAGAAAGTTCTCCTCCCCGGAGACGCCGAACGTCGCGTACTCCATGGCCGCCACCATCAGCGCAGCCTTGGGGCCGTGGGCCTGCACCGTTTCAGCCGACACTCCGGCCGCTGCGGCGATCTTCGCCAGCGTGGTGCGGGCATAGCCGTCGGCCGCGAACAGGTCGGTTGCGGCGGCGACGATGCGCTGCCGCGTTTGTTCGGCCTGCAGTTTGCGCAGATCGGACCGATAGCGGCGAGGTTGGTGCGGGGGCTTGCCTACATTTGGCTTGGGTGCCATAGTAACGAATACTAGACCACTGGAGTCAAACGCCGGGGGCGGCATGTCATCGATCATCATCGCCAGCGTGCCGGTGCATGGACACGTCACACCATTACTGGCCGTCGCCCGGAACTTCGTCGACCGCGGTGACGATGTGCGGTTCCTGACCGGCGCCCGATTCGCTGAGCAGGTGACGGCGACCGGCGCCACCCACATCCCGTTGCCCGCGGACGCCGATTACGACGAGACGGTGCTCTCCACGTTTCCCCAACGCGTGAAACTGAAGGGCGCCAAAGCTATTGCGTTCGACGTCGAGCACATCTTCGCCACGCCCGCCAAGTCTCAATACCACGCGGTGCTGGAGGCTCATCGGCAACGCCCGGCCGATGCCGTGCTCACCGACCCGGCGTTCTACGGCGCCGCGCTCCTGACGTCGCATCCGCGCTGCGACCGTCCGGCGTTCGTCCTGTGCGGCGTTCTACCGTTGGGCTTCCAAAGCCGTGACACCGCGCCATTCGGGATGGGCCTGTCCCCGGCTCGCCGGCTCAACCGGCAGCGCAACGCGGCGCTGACAGTGCTCGCCCGGCGTGTGGTGGACGGAGCCAATCGGAAGCTGGATGGCTTCCACCGTGAGATGCATGGCACGGGATTGCCATCGCACCTGCTGAATTGGGGCAGGCACTTCGATGCGATCGTCCAGTTCACCGTGGAGGCGTTCGAGTATCCACGGTCCGACGCACCCGCGCAGCTGCACTTCGCCGGTCCGCTGTCGGCCAGCGGCTCGGCGGCGCCGTTACCAGCCTGGTGGGACGAGCTGGATGGGACGCGTCCCGTCGTGCACGTCACGCAGGGCACCGTCGCCAACATCGATTACAGGCAGCTCATCGGCCCCACCGTGCGCGCACTCGCCGACGAAGACGTGTCGGTGGTGGTGTCCACGGGCGGCCGCCCGGTGGACAGCCTCCCACCGCTGCCGGCCAACGCTCGCGCTGCCGCTTTTCTGCCTTACGACGAATTGTTGCCGCGGACAGACGTTTACGTCACCAACGGCGGTTACGGCGGAGTGCAATATGCGCTGCGGTACGGGGTGCCCATCGTGGCGACCGGCGGCAAGGAGGACAAGCCCGAGGTCGGCGCGCGGGTCGCCTGGTCGGGTGTCGGGCGCCGGATCAGGTCTGAGTACCCGCAACCCGCTGCGCTGCGAGGGGCCATCCTCGACGTGTTGAACTCGCCGCGGTACCGGCAGGCAAGCCAACGTATCGCCGCCGATATGGCTGTCGCGCCCGGTTTTTCGAAGCTCGCGGAAGTCGTCGACGGACTGGTCGGTGCTGGAGCCCGCGAGTCTTAGCGGTAGGCGATTGCCGCCCAGCCGAAGTCATTGGTGCGCAAGTCGATTCGCTCGAAGCCTGCCGTGGCCAGCCGGTCTGCCAGCCCCGCCGGGTCAATCGGGTTGTAGGTATCACCGTCGTGTGCGGCTTGCATGTCATCGTCACCGATGCCGTCGCTGGCCACCAGCGCCGCACCCGGCCGTAACACCCGGGCCACCTCGGCGAACAACCGATCCTGCAGCTCGGCGGTCGGGACGTGGTGCAGCATCGTGAAGCACGCCGCACCCGAGAACCGGCCATCGGGAAACTCCAGTGCGGTGGCGTCGCCGCGGACGATCCGCACGGATGACACCTCAGTGAACCGGTCGGTGAGCATGGCTGCCAGCCGCTCGTCGATCTCGACGCACGTCACGCGGGCCATCGACTTGCTCAGCACGTCAGTGGCGGCACCGAAACCCGGTCCCACCTCCAGCACGTCGTCCCCGAGGTCGGCGTCGCCGAGCACCCACGGCAGAATCTGTTCGCGCATGATCCGCCGCCATTCGTCGCTGCCACAGACCTCGTGTGCCTCGTTCATGCGGGCAAGCGTAAATGAGTAGCCCGTCAAATAGGTTGTGCGCCTATGTATCGATTTTTGCTGAGTTACTTCCGCTGACGTCATTGGTGGGCTATTAATGACGTGGTCGACACATCAAGTCGTTACGGGGGTCTCATGGGTTCGGCTCATCTTGGAATTCGCATCGGTTCCGCCGCGTTCGCCATGGGCCTGGGTGTGGCGGTCGCCAGCAACCCTGCGGCAGCGACAGCCGAAGGCCCGGACTCCGGGTCGACCGCGCATTCCGCGACATCGTCGAATGCAACCGATGCGGCGGATTCGCCCGATTCGCCCCGATCCGGGCCGCGTACCACCGCTTCATCCCGGCGTGCGGCACAGCAGCGACACGCTGCAGACGATCCCGAGAAGAAGTCCAACCACCAGACCTCGGCAACGCGGCCTGGCGCCGCGAGCCGGGCGGACTCACGAGTGACGACGTCAGAGGAACCTGCGCGCAACGCGGGGGTCGACGTCGGTGGCCAGGTGAGCCCCGGCGCACAAGGCACTGGAACGGCCGGGTCTTCTGCAACCGATCAGGATTTGCCAGCGGTGGCCGCAGCTCCAACCGCTGCATCCGCGCCCGTCGCCCTCCTGACACCGGCCCGGCACGCCGCAGCCGCCGCGATCCGCCCATCGAACATCGTGTCGGGATTCCTGTCCCTGCTGGGGCTGACACCCGGCACTGGCCTACCGTCCTCCCCGGCGCAATTGCTCACCGGCGCACTGGCGCTGGTCAGGCGGGAGATCGAGGCCTTCGTCAACCAGGTGTCGGCGATGTTGCCCGTCGGGGTGACCCACAGCCTGTCGGCGGGCACCAACGCGACTGCCGCCACCGGCACGACGACCACGATCACCTGGGCGTGGGGTGCGAACCCGGTAGTGCCATTCAATCCGGCCACCGACAAACTCGACTTCGGATGGATGCAGGCCAACCAGTTCACCGTCGTCGAGCGGTCGGGGTCCGTGGTGATCGGCGTCGTCGACAACAACCACTCCTACACGCTGCAGGGCGTCAGCCTGGGCCAGCTGTCGATGAGCAATATCGTCGCCAAAGACGCGGGCACGGTAGCCAAGTGGCAGTCGCTGATCAGCGGCGCGCAAACGGCGCTGCCCAGCGTGTCGGTTGCGGATACCACCGTGACCGAAGGCAACAGCGGCTCGACCAATGCCGCATTCACGATCACGCTGTCCAAGGCCAGCACCAAACCGGTGACGGTGAGTTACACGACGGCCAACGGTTCGGCGACCGCCGGGCAGGACTTCACGGCCAGCTCGGGCACCGTGACGTTCGCCGCCGGGCAGGTGTCGCAGGTGGTCAACGTCGGTGTCCTCGGCGACACGACCGTCGAGCCGGCCGAGACGTTCAGCGTGACACTGTCGAATCCATCCGGCGCCACGATCGCGAGAGCCACCGCGACGGGCACCATCACCAACGACGACGCCGCACCGGTGCTGCCGAGCATCGCGATCGCCGACGCCACCGCGGCGGAGGGCAACAGCGGAAGCGGCTCGATGGCGTTCACGGTGACGCTGTCCAAAGCGTCGACCACCACGGTCACCCTGAACTACACGACGGCCAACGGCACCGCCACTGCGGGCCAGGACTACACGGCCGGTTCGGGCACGGTCACATTCACGCCCGGCGTGGTGTCGCAGGTGATCAACGTCGGCGTGCTGGGTGATACGACGGTCGAGCCGACCGAAACATTCACTGTCACACTGTCGAACGCGTCCGGCGCCACCATCTCCGACGGGTCGGCGGTCGGCACGATCACCAACGACGACACCGCGACGACGCCAGGAACGGGCACGGGAACGGCACAGTGGGGTAGGAGTTTCTTCGCGCCGTACGTCGATATGGGCGCGTGGCCGGTCCCGAATCTGCTGGCGCTGTCGAAGACTTACGGCAACTCGCTGGTGACGCTCGGCTTCATGCAGGCCGACCAGAACGGCAACCTCGCATGGGCGGGATTGGCTGCGCTGGAACCAGGTTCGACCACTGAACAGGCGGTCGCCATCAACACCTCGATCGCCACGTTCAAAGCGGCCGGCGGCGACGTGATGATCTCGTTCGGTGGCGCGTCGGGCACGAGCATCGCCCAGGCGTACGCAGCCAAGGGTAAGAGCGCGCAGGAACTCGCCAACGCCTACGCCGCGGTCATCGACACCTACGGGGTCACCCACATTGATTTCGACATCGAAGGTGCCGCCGTTGCGGATCCGGCGTCGATCGCGCTGAACAGCCAAGCTCTTGCGCTGCTTCAAAAGCAAAAGCCCGAAGTACATATCTGGTACACGCTGCCGGTCCTGCCGACCGGGCTGACTGCCGACGGCCTCAACGTTGTCGACTCGGCGGTCAAGGCGGGCGTCAAGCTTGACGGCGTCAACGTGATGGCGATGGACTACGGCGAGTCTGCCGCGCCGACCAGCGGGTCGGGGGCAAAAACCATGGGCGCGTATGCAATTCAATCCGCTCAGTCAACCTATACCCAGCTGAAATCACTGTATGGCAAGTATGGGCAGAGCTTCGGCTACAGCCAGATCGGCGTCACCCCGATGCTCGGCGTCAACGACGTCCTGAGCGAGGTGTTCACTGTGGCCGACGCGCAGGCCCTCGAGGACTTCGCCCGCGCCAACGGCATTGGAATGCTGTCGATGTGGCAGATGCTGCGCGACACCCCGGGAACGTTGGGGCAGGCCAGCACCGGGGCGTCCGGCTTGAGTGATCCGCAGGGTGCATTCAGCAAGGTGTTCAACGACTACGGCACGATCAACGTCGTCAACTACGGCAGTACCGGTGGAACCGGAGGCACGGGCGGTACCGGGGGCACCGGGGGCACCGGCACCCCGGTGACGGGGGGCACCACGACGACAATCACCTGGGGCTGGGGCAGCAATCCGGTAGTGAGTTTCAATCCGGCGAAGGACACTCTGGACTTCGTGTGGATGCAGCCCACCGAGTTCGACGTCACCGAGAAGTCAGGTTCGGTCGTGATCTCCGTCGTCGGCAACAATCACACCTACACGCTGCAGGGCGTGACACTGAGTCAGCTGCAGATCGGCAACATCATCGCGAAAGATGCCAGCACCCTGGCGAAGTGGCAGAACCTCATCAACAGCGCGAAAGCCACTTAGCCAGAAGTAACTTGGCTGCGGCCGCGCTCGATCACCGAGGCCCGGCTGGCGGCGATGTCGTCACCGGATGTCGCCGCCATCCACTTCTTGGCGGACATCGCCTCGATCCAGAGCCCGGAGGCGGTCTGGTCCTCGTCGATGCGGTGATACGACGCCAGCAGCGCGCGGACGGCCTTCTGATTGTTGCCGACGATCGAGGTGGCCACCGCTCGAGCGGTCGACAGCAGCTCGTCGTGCGCGACGACCTGGGTCACCAGCCCCGCCCGCAGCGCATCGTCGGCGGACAGGTAGTCGCCGGTCAGGCTCATCCGTCGGGCCAGCCCGACGCCGACCTTCTGTGGCAGCCGCACGCTCAGGCCCCAGGTCGGCAGTAGACCCACCCGGGCGTGGGTGTCGGCGAAACGAGCGCGCTCGGAGGCGATCAGGATGTCGCAGTAGAGCGCGAGTTCCAGGCCGCCGGTCACGGCGGCGCCGTTGATCGCGCCTATGACGGGCTTGGTCATCGGCGGCCATTTGGGGGAGATGTCGGGAAGTTCGGTGGTGTCACCGAGCTCCTTGAGATCCAACCCCGCGCAGAACACCGGATCGGCGCCGGTGACGATGATGACGTCGACGTTTTCATCGGCGTCCGCTTCGCGCAGGGCGCCGAAGAAACGGCTGCGCAGCGCCGACGAGAGCGCATTGCGCGAATTGGGGCGATTCAGCGTGACCGTGCGGATG includes:
- a CDS encoding MATE family efflux transporter; protein product: MAESDGESLTSLRIAALALPALGVLAAEPIYLLFDIAIVGRLGALSLAGLAIGGLILSVVSAQLTFLSYGTTARSARFFGAGNRAAAVGEGVQATWLALAMGVTIVAAVQLAAVPLVSAIAGSKSSGGDIAAAAMPWVRIAIFGVPAILISAAGNGWMRGVQDTMRPLRYVLIGFGVSAVLCPLLVYGWLDLPRLELAGSAIANLVGQWLAAILFCRALLTEKVPLRLDTAVLRAQVVMGRDLVVRTMAFQACFVSAAAVAARFGAAAVAAHQVVLQLWNFLALVLDSLAIAAQSLVGAALGAGRPRHAKSVAWRVTIFSTVAAAVLALVFAAGASVLPSLFTDDRSVLAAIRVPWWFMVAQLPVAGVVFALDGVLLGAGDAAFMRTATLASALIGFLPLIWLSLVFGWGLLGIWSGLSTFMVLRLVFVGWRASSGRWLVSGTG
- a CDS encoding TetR/AcrR family transcriptional regulator — translated: MAPKPNVGKPPHQPRRYRSDLRKLQAEQTRQRIVAAATDLFAADGYARTTLAKIAAAAGVSAETVQAHGPKAALMVAAMEYATFGVSGEENFLNLEMGRRFLDIADRDEALDYLVSNQTELHDRGADMAQALIGAAASDPELDRYLGELFAGVTLQNRRILTIVRDRGWLRDDLSFDELVGTVAILSGVETFLRVTRRDGWSVARYRKWLRRMIAETVLSPG
- a CDS encoding glycosyltransferase, whose translation is MSSIIIASVPVHGHVTPLLAVARNFVDRGDDVRFLTGARFAEQVTATGATHIPLPADADYDETVLSTFPQRVKLKGAKAIAFDVEHIFATPAKSQYHAVLEAHRQRPADAVLTDPAFYGAALLTSHPRCDRPAFVLCGVLPLGFQSRDTAPFGMGLSPARRLNRQRNAALTVLARRVVDGANRKLDGFHREMHGTGLPSHLLNWGRHFDAIVQFTVEAFEYPRSDAPAQLHFAGPLSASGSAAPLPAWWDELDGTRPVVHVTQGTVANIDYRQLIGPTVRALADEDVSVVVSTGGRPVDSLPPLPANARAAAFLPYDELLPRTDVYVTNGGYGGVQYALRYGVPIVATGGKEDKPEVGARVAWSGVGRRIRSEYPQPAALRGAILDVLNSPRYRQASQRIAADMAVAPGFSKLAEVVDGLVGAGARES
- a CDS encoding class I SAM-dependent methyltransferase — translated: MNEAHEVCGSDEWRRIMREQILPWVLGDADLGDDVLEVGPGFGAATDVLSKSMARVTCVEIDERLAAMLTDRFTEVSSVRIVRGDATALEFPDGRFSGAACFTMLHHVPTAELQDRLFAEVARVLRPGAALVASDGIGDDDMQAAHDGDTYNPIDPAGLADRLATAGFERIDLRTNDFGWAAIAYR
- a CDS encoding Calx-beta domain-containing protein, whose protein sequence is MAAAPTAASAPVALLTPARHAAAAAIRPSNIVSGFLSLLGLTPGTGLPSSPAQLLTGALALVRREIEAFVNQVSAMLPVGVTHSLSAGTNATAATGTTTTITWAWGANPVVPFNPATDKLDFGWMQANQFTVVERSGSVVIGVVDNNHSYTLQGVSLGQLSMSNIVAKDAGTVAKWQSLISGAQTALPSVSVADTTVTEGNSGSTNAAFTITLSKASTKPVTVSYTTANGSATAGQDFTASSGTVTFAAGQVSQVVNVGVLGDTTVEPAETFSVTLSNPSGATIARATATGTITNDDAAPVLPSIAIADATAAEGNSGSGSMAFTVTLSKASTTTVTLNYTTANGTATAGQDYTAGSGTVTFTPGVVSQVINVGVLGDTTVEPTETFTVTLSNASGATISDGSAVGTITNDDTATTPGTGTGTAQWGRSFFAPYVDMGAWPVPNLLALSKTYGNSLVTLGFMQADQNGNLAWAGLAALEPGSTTEQAVAINTSIATFKAAGGDVMISFGGASGTSIAQAYAAKGKSAQELANAYAAVIDTYGVTHIDFDIEGAAVADPASIALNSQALALLQKQKPEVHIWYTLPVLPTGLTADGLNVVDSAVKAGVKLDGVNVMAMDYGESAAPTSGSGAKTMGAYAIQSAQSTYTQLKSLYGKYGQSFGYSQIGVTPMLGVNDVLSEVFTVADAQALEDFARANGIGMLSMWQMLRDTPGTLGQASTGASGLSDPQGAFSKVFNDYGTINVVNYGSTGGTGGTGGTGGTGGTGTPVTGGTTTTITWGWGSNPVVSFNPAKDTLDFVWMQPTEFDVTEKSGSVVISVVGNNHTYTLQGVTLSQLQIGNIIAKDASTLAKWQNLINSAKAT